The Granulicella sp. 5B5 nucleotide sequence CCTCACCGCGTCGACGCCGACCATGCCGCAGGTCGCCTTCCTGAAGGCACCGGGCTACCAGGATGCACACGCCGGCTACTCCGACCCGCTGGACGAACAGACGTTTGTGGTGAACGAGATCAACCTGATCGAGAGCTCGCCGTTCTGGCAGAACACGGCGATCATCATCGCATATGACGACTCGGACGGCTGGTACGACCACCTGACGGACATCACCAACGGCTCGCAAAGCTCGTCCGATGCGGCGGTCTGCAACAACACGCTGACGGGCAGCACGGCCCCCGCGGCCGGCCTGCCTGGCCCGGGCTCCAACGGAGCGCCGGTACAGGGCCGCTGCGGCAAGGGCCCGCGTCTGCCGCTGATCGTGATCTCACCCTACGCGAAGAAGAACTACATCGACAGCACGCCAACTGAACAGGCTTCGATCCCCCGGTTCATCGAGGACATCTTCCTGGGCAGCCAGCGCATGGGCACCGGTTCGTTCGATGCCACAGCCGGCACGCTGATGAATATGTTCAACTTCACGACGACGGCCGGCGTTGCGCCGAACCCGAACGTGGTGCTGCTGAATGCGACGACCGGCGCGGTGACAAGCGGCAACTAAGAACAGGGAGTAGGGAATAGGAAGTAGGAAGTAGATTCCTGTTCACAGCAGCTTCATCTTGAAGACATAACCTAAAGGCACGCACTTCCAACCCGGAGTGCGTGCCTTTTCTCTATCCCTCTGGAACTATGAAACCTATCACCTTGCCCCGTACCCGCCGACAATTCCTGATGCAGGCCTCCGCCGCCGGAGTAACGGCGTTGGCGCAGCGCAGCCTACCCGCGCAGATGACGATGCCGAAGGCAGCAAAGCCTGAGGACATGCTGCACTCGCTGCAACTGCCGCCGTTTGTGGATGAACTGCCGTTGCCGGAGCGGCTGATCCCTCCGCATGGCGCGCATGCAAAACCTCTGCGCATCACCATGCGCGAGATCCATGCCAAAGTGCATCGCGATGTGCCGCCGACGCGGATGTGGAGCTATGGCAGCACACCGCTCGCACCCCTGATTGAGGCGCGCAGCGGCGAGGCGACGCAGGTGGAGTGGATCAACGAGCTGCCCACGAAACACTTTCTTCCCGTGGACTACAGCCTGCACGGCTGCGGGCACGATGTGCCGGAGGTGCGCGCCTGTGTGCATCTGCATGGCGGCCGCCAGCCGAGCGCCGACGATGGCTATCCTGACGACTGGTTTGTGCCCGGCAAGAGCCGTGTGTGCCACTACCCGCTGCAGCAGGAGGCGGCAACGCTTTGGTATCACGACCACGCGATGGGGCTGAACCGGCTGAACATCTACGCCGGGCTGGCGGGCATGTGCCTGGTGCGCGATGATGCGGAGGAGGCGCTGCAACTGCCTTCCGGCAAGTACGAGCTGCCGCTTACGTTTTACGATCGCAACTTCACCAACGATGGCCAGCTGCTGTACCTGGTCTCCGGCGACCCGGACCACCCGTGGGTGCCGGAGTTCGACGGCGACGCGATCCTGATCAACGGAAAGATTCGTCCGTTTGTGCAGGTAGAGCCGCGTGTGTACCGGCTGCGGATGTTGAATGCGGCCAACAGCCGGTTCTTTGCGCTGTCGT carries:
- a CDS encoding multicopper oxidase domain-containing protein, which codes for MKPITLPRTRRQFLMQASAAGVTALAQRSLPAQMTMPKAAKPEDMLHSLQLPPFVDELPLPERLIPPHGAHAKPLRITMREIHAKVHRDVPPTRMWSYGSTPLAPLIEARSGEATQVEWINELPTKHFLPVDYSLHGCGHDVPEVRACVHLHGGRQPSADDGYPDDWFVPGKSRVCHYPLQQEAATLWYHDHAMGLNRLNIYAGLAGMCLVRDDAEEALQLPSGKYELPLTFYDRNFTNDGQLLYLVSGDPDHPWVPEFDGDAILINGKIRPFVQVEPRVYRLRMLNAANSRFFALSFADGVTAHQIGSDQGLLAAPVPMHQLNLAPAERADVLVDFSQAAGKTVHLKNAALEVLEFRVAAANASVRSFAVPTALRPVERMPESEATTTRTITLNEYLDKIGNSMLMLLNRKYWHEPVTETPKLNATEIWEFVNLTEDTHPMHLHMVRFQVIDRRLFDVFAYRNNKGLRYLREPLQPEPNEMGWKDVVQCPPGLITRIIVKFDGYAGKYLYHCHILEHESNDMMRPFEVVA